Within the Musa acuminata AAA Group cultivar baxijiao chromosome BXJ2-9, Cavendish_Baxijiao_AAA, whole genome shotgun sequence genome, the region TGCTTGCGAAAGGGAGCATCGAGGATGTCGTCGACCCGAGTGTGCGGCAGGAGAACGTGGTGAATTCCGCTTGGAAGGTCACCAATGTAGCACTTGCATGCGCTGCTCATGCTTCTAGCAAGAGGCCGGCAATGACGGATGTGGTGATGCATCTGAAGGAGAGCTTGGCGCTGTACAGTGATGGAGATAAGATCCAATTCGAACGCATCAGCAGCGAGAAGCTGTACATGGAATCTAGTGATACGAGTCAGATTAGTGCGTTTGATGTCCATCAGTTTGGGAATGTTTGGGATAGCAGCGAAGGCCCTTCAGCAAGATGACATTGGTATCGCCACCTCTGTCTTGGGTCATCGTCGCCGTTTGCTTTCACTTCCAGAGGATGATTTGGCTTTTGTACTTCTAAGCTAAGAATGAACACAAACTGAAGGAGAATGCATTTGACTTATGTTTCCTCAAGAATAAACAACTCAAGAATAAACAAACCAGTAAAGTGGCTGCTAGAACGAGTAACTACCTTTAGAAAGAATGATTCCTAAATTTGGTTTTTATAATGAATATAAGCAGAGAATTGATGAATCATattaaatcttatattaattttgtgatatattatttattatttattatttattattactaATCAATCAAtacattaattatatatatatggattatgATATATTTTAGCTTTTATGATTTCGGTCCGATTTACTCATGTATAAAATAAtccttaaatttttaaaaatataacatataagttcCTTTCATATTAAAAATCTGATATGTTgattcacaataaatcattaatataattacacatgtaatttaagttttaaaaaaattaaggtcTATTTTAGCTCATGTAATTTTAGTTATGGATCACTTAAGCCCTTATAATTTACTTGTATCTAAAATAACccctatattttcaaaaatgtaATAGTTTTtcccgtcaagtctgagttaagagATATTAAAGTTTACTTATGTAGcatactgactcataataaactattaatataatgatacgtataatttaagtttaaaaaaaagttaAAGTACATCTTGTCGAGAAAGAGAAAGTGATAGAGGTCATAGCGATAGACAAAAGCGAAGAGATAAAGGTAAGAGAGACCGGAGGTAAAAGTGAGAGAGAGCTGGACTATCAGACTATTATGTACCTAGCATCAGACTAATCGACACACATCCACTTAAGACAGGACCAGAAACTCTTGAGCTAGTCATTAGTGCGAGAGAGATTGGATGCGTACAACACCTTGTTATACAATAGTGATTCGGTGTTGCTGTTGGTGATCATTTTCATGACGATGTCTTCTTCTGCAATTGATGGTGATCTtagttttttttaaacttaaattatatgtgttattatattaatagtttattgtgatCCAACATACCACGTAAGTATATTTTAACATCTATTAATTCATATTTACGGGAAgagcttatatgttatattttttaaaatatatagattattttagacatgaataaACTATAAGAGCTTAAGCGATCTATGATCAAAATTACAGAggctaaaataaatctttatctcttttttaaatttaaattatatatatcattatattaataatttattatgagttagtatgTCATATTAAAaagacttatatattatatttttaaattcataACCAAAACCAAACATCAAACCTTAACCCATCGATGAAATGCTTTAACATATGTATAATATTTGTTGTTACGTCGAGTAACTCCCAATACTTGTGGTCTTTGAGCACAAAGAAGCCGGATACATTCTCCTCCCGTTTGTGTTCATTCTCGAACCACGCGAAGCGCGACCCAAAACAGATGTGGCGAGACCAGCGTTACCTTGCTGAAGGGCCTTCGCTATCTGAAATGTTCCCAACCTGCTCGATATCAAACTTACTAATCTGGCTTATATCCCCCGAATCAGTGTACATCTTCTCGCTGTTCGAGTGCTGGAAATGGAGCTTAGCTCCGTCACCGTGCAACGCCAAGCTTTCCTTCAGCTGCATCACCACATCACTCATCGTCGGCCTGTTGCTCGACGCATGAGCAGCGCATGCCAGCGCCACATTGGCCACCTTCCAAGCAGAATTCACAACGTTCTCCTGCTGCAGGCTCGGGTCGACCACGTCCTCGATGTTCCCTTTTGAAAGCCTTCGGCGAACCCATTCCACCAGGTGAGTGTTCTCGGGATCATTCACCACCGGAGGTTGCCCTGTGATCAGCTCCAAGAGAACCACCCCAAAGCTATACACATCACTCTTCTGGCTCAGTTGGTTTTTGGTGTAGTACCTAAATAACAACAATCGTTCCATTGGTTAGGTTTTGCGTTTTGCTTGTGTGCTCATTCACGTCAACAAGAAGCCAAGTGAAATACTTTGGATCGAGGTATCCCATGGTGCCGACGACCCTGGTGGAGACATGACTGTGGCCGTCACTCTGGAAAGTCCTGGAGAGCCCGAAATCTGATATCTTTGCCTCCAGCCTTTCGTTCAAGAGGATGTTTGTGGTCTTCACGTCTCTATGAATCAGTGGAGGCTTGCAGCCGGTGTGCAAGTACTCGAGTCCTACACATCATCCAAACCAAACCGGTGAGTGCACAGAGAAGGTTAAAGAAAGCGGCGGCCTTAGAAGTGACTTGTATGTTTCAGTGCCCAACCTAGTGCAGCTTCAAGAGCGATCTGTAGGCGCTGTTCCCAGCTCAAAGGTGCAGCAGTGCCAGTACCTGTTAAAAGGTCATGATGAGTACCCCTTTGTAGCTTCATCCAAAGACCAAATCAGAAGATGTCTACAACCAAGATTAACATAGCTAAGGTGTAGAGTTTTTCTTTGAGAACCTCTAATATGGTCTTTAAGGGTTCCCTGAGACATGAACTCGTAGACAAGTGCCAAATGATCTCCATCCATGCAGTAGCCGACCATAGAGACTAGATTCTTGTGATGCACCCTCGTCAAATGCTGGGCCTGTGACACAATCAAGTCACTTTTTTGTCCCCTGGAGAGTAGAATGGAAAGGATGTACCATGAAACAAATAGGACGAACTCGTGTAGGTCAACGAAAACAGAGGAGAACAGAGTAAGGAGGAATATGAACTTGTTTTCGGTGGTTCCTTTCATAGATTTTAAGCTTGGAGAAGCCGTGAATCGATTACCTCGGCAAGAAACTCTTTAGTTCCTTGTGATGATGACTGGGATAGCATCTTGACAGCAACTTCGGTATCATTTTCCAGATGGCCATAATAAACAGTCCCAAATCCTCCTTTTCCAATGATTCTCTCAAAGTTGTCAGTGATGCTCTGCAGCTGCCTATATGTAAACTTTCGATTCTCAAGTTGCAATTCATCTTCGTTATGAAGCTTATCAGTGGTTCCTCTTGACGAGGATTTCAAGCCTAGCGTAGTATCATCAAATGCAGGTTACACATGGAGGTCTCTAAATGAAACTTGTAGTTGCAAGAACATGACTAACCTTGTTTCTTTCTTAGCATGTAGAGAATGATTACCGCCGCAAAGAGTACCACCACGGAAACCACACAAGATATAACTATAGCTGCGGTCTTTCCCTTCTGCCTTGACGTCGGCTTTGACTCGCAAGAAGCAGGATCGTCACAGAGGTTTGGGTTGCCATCAGTTCTATCATTACAAGGATTTCAAACTCAGCTTTTCTTGAATGTAAACAATCGCTCAGTTCAACACCGAGCTTCAGATGTGGAAATTTTACTGCAGCTGACATCTCTAAAGCCAAATTGCCATCACCATTCAGTAAAGTTTTCTTTCTGTATTCTACCTCTATCACCAATCAAGTCGACCCAAATAATCTTTTTGCATTCAATCATGGAGTACAAAGAATCTGGAAAACTGAGATTTCAAGATTAGGACAGACCTTAGAGTAATCGATTTATTCCGTGATCTCTCGAGAAGAGCAGAAGGAATTGATCCATCGAGTTGGTTGTCTGTCAAATCTCTGAAAATATAGCCAAATAACGCTGTGTCATCACAGTTGGACTTACTGTTCTACAAAGGAAACACGATGCCGCCATAGAAATACTTACAAGAGCTTGAGAGATGGTATATATGCCAGAGCAGCAGGTATTGGCCCTGTTAAGTTGTTGTGAGATAAATCCCTGTAAAATTATGCCATTATTTATTTGTCGGGATGATAATAGCTTCAAATCAGAAGCACGTACAAGAACTGAATCGCACTGAGGCTGGCAAAAGAAGGGCTTATTTCACGAATCAATCCTTTGTATGACAGATTGCTGCAAAAACATCATCATATCCGAGTCATTCCATTGTCATTTGTTGATGATTAGAGTTTATCCACGGAGTTCTTTGTTGAGCCAAGAGAAACTTACAGTGCAGTGACCCTCTGAATACCAGATGCATTGAAGGTACAATTAAGCCCATCCCAGGTATAAGATTTGGGAGAACATGGATCGCCTgcccaattgttggtcttcacctGATACCATTCCTTGATCGCCATCATGGCATGAACTGATGCAGTCGACGAGGTAGAGCAAAATAATCCTGTGTTAGAGAAACAACCACAAGAAAAGCCAGTGCATTCCTGCAGACACCATGAACAGAGATGAAGATACAGATTACCATCTCCACCATCCGATGCCACGTTCGTGTTTCGCACCGTCGAGAAGACCTCCACGGCGTTGAGGAGGGGAGGAAGTGCGGAACTCTCTGTTGCGACCAGTGAGATGTTTAACTCACTGTATCCTGCGCTAGGATTGATGTTATATATGGCGTCGGAAACGAGGATGTCCGGAGTGAAAGGTTTGGCGTCATTCAACAGGGCTCCGTTGAGGTAGACGAAGAACTGCCTCGAGGCGTTCTGCTGCAGCTCGGCGAAGTACATGACGGCGTAGAATTCATCGAGGTCTCCAGGATCTGGTGTGAAACTGAGCTCCAGTTTGGTGGAGTTCGCAGGGAAAACTGCTGTCTGCATCACCTTGGAAGGGACCTCAAAGTGATCATTCCCAAGAGCTTCGACAGTGGAGTTGGTGGATATCTCATCCCAGGAAGGTTGGGTTGTATATTGGAACCAATAACGATCATACGGGTCCAATGGATACCTATTAATTCCATGCAAACAATAGTGTATGGAGAAGAAAACTTGGATCATACATCTCAACTCAAAATTCTCACCTGATAGAGATACCGGTCGGCGCCATGTTGAAGCGATCCAAAAGAACCAGACTGCGAGAGGCGTTGACCAGCGGATAATGAGACGCCGCCGTTGGTCTCAGATCCAACCCCGATATGAAAGGAGTCCCACGGCCGGTGTTCACCAGACACACTGATATCAGATCAGTGATGGCCTCGGTAACAGCTTCGGTCAAATAGTTACTTGATGGATCTGTCAGGTTTATCGTCTTCCAGAGGTTGACGCCGAGGTAGAGATCAAACTGAACGGAAGGACTGTTTTTGAGGTCGTAGTTCCCGTACAAGAATGTTGCTCTGATGAGGTACTTCCACCCCGGGACGATCGACTTGAAGGTGTAGCAATTGCGAGCTCCGTCAGGGAAGCTTCTCACCGTCAAAAATCGTTGAGCGAGAGCAGGGAAGGACGCCGGCGAGACGTTGTAGTTGACACCGGTGTCCGTATACTGTGCATCGGAGACGTAAGTTAGGCCCGAGACGTAGGAAGAGTTCTCCGGGATGCCGCAGTCGATGTTAATGAAACCTGCATCTAAGTGAGTATAACACTCAGATGGGAAGCACTGAGAATACACGCAGCGGATCGTATCATCTCTTGGTTGGCCTCTGTTCTACCTGTCGTCTGTGCTCGAACTTGAACAGCGgccacgaagaagaagaagaagaagcacaggaGCGCCATCTTCTTGGAGCTGAAGCATCTCATTCCAAAAATGGCCATTGCCCTTTCTTCCTCTGCAGAAGAGCATGTCGAGACAAAGCTCAGAGGGATGAAATCAACATACATATACTGGAGAACAAATGAACTACATTTTTATACATATAAAGGATAGAATTGCTCCAATAGAATATTACATGAAAAGATCGGAAAAGATACAGCCCACTACAAGACATGCAATACGGTACAAGAAAAACGTTGCTAGAATAGAATCAATAGATCAGAATGGCATTAATATCCGGAAGAAAGTCAAACTATAGAACAGAGAGGATAAGTTTAAGAAAAGCTTCTCCTTGTCTTCTAATTCAGAAGGTCAAGTTCATGATACGAAGAAACAGATCAGCAGATCTCATCGTGTTACTCAAGAAATCGGGTGATTCTTGCCAGGCAAGAATTCCAGCCAACTGCAGGAGAGCAATCACCTGCCACATTCTAGGCATGCATGTGGTTTCTTCCGAGTGCTCCCAGCAGACCAACATATCAACTCATTGACTCGTAGCAAGCACACAACTATTTTCAATCACGTCCGTGGAAACCAGCGCGGATTATTAGTATTAGATATATGGGTTGAGAGAGGAATGAATGATTCACGTTTGGAGCTTCTCGACTTGACTTCCCACGAGAAGACTATTAAATGGGCAGGTGGCTGTTTTGTGTTGCCTCTGTTCTCATTATATGCTCTTGCTCTCTCTTTTgaaacataagaataaagatgctATAGTGCAGAAGAAATTACTTGAACAGGAGACTGTTGCCATCATGGGAAGGAAAGGGCTGCTCATCAATTGATGAATAAAGAAAGACATGGATTTGAAGATTGTTTTGTTCTTTCGGAAGATGGTCATCCATGTCTGCTattgttgttttcttcctttctccatCACCTGGCCTCCCTGAAAAAGATGTATAACAAGCAGACTTCGGCATTCCCAGTTTCATCACAGCCATTGCCACAGTCGAACCTCCCAAATCCAATACATCGCCATGCAAGGAAGCAGAGAAACTTTACCAAACAAGATCAGCATTCGCAATCGAGAACTACAAGTTAACAATGACTCTTCCTGTAAGCCATGGAAGGCTGAGAAAATGAAAGCTGCCGTGACCACATGCCTTGGCAAGAATATCCAATTCACAGAGAACTATTTATTATATTTGCATGAAATGACTTCAGCTGAATGTGCTCCATAGAGCCGAAGACACCCTATCATCTTTCCTGATCCAATAAAGTTGCATAGTCAACATATTTTTTGTTAGAGAACTGAAAATTATGAAGCACAAACAGTAGACTCAGCTAAAAGTGCCAATATCCAGAGCTTGATGACAGGATTACCCAAATTATTTAATTGCAGCATTAGATCGACTGGCATCTAACACCAGCTGAAACATCCATGAAAGGTTAACTTCTCACTGTGATCATATTGTAATAGAGCTAAGCAAGACTTAATATGCAGCTGATTGATTCGGCAAATGTTCCACCAAACATCAAAATTCCAAGTTTTAATAAATATGGCAATTAAGATCATGCATTCAGCTCATAAACAGGTCCAGACACTACATCAAACATGACTCTtgagttgaaaaaaaaaatgatgtaacAATTTACAATCAAGTTTATGCTAAGTTAACGCCCTTTTGCACTAGCACTCGATAAGCAAGCTTTAACCCCCACACTACTTAATTTCTCGGAATTGCAGAAACCTTGTTAGTGATCTTAACAATATCTTCCAATCGCTTCTTGACCAACTCATTTAACTGCTCATCTTGTGTTGATTGGCTTCCCCCTGGATTGCCATCAATACCATCTGGTTCTCCACCATTTTGCGACCAGCATACAACAAATGTCATGTCATGGTCATAGTCATTTGGCACCTCGACAAGATGTTTCCTACTGTCCACGGCATCTTTATCAACTATGTCACTTTTAACACGATCTGAAACCCAGGCTCTGAAGTTTTCAGTACACTTGCTGTTCTCTTGATTGAGGTTTAGATAGATGAGGACCTCCCAGCATCTAAGGAACTGTTTCTTGTTGATCTTTAGCTTCTGTCGTGCAATTTCCATCACACTTGCCGGTGGGCAGGAGCTTGACCTGCAAATCCGCTTTGATAGGTTCCCTTCCTTCAAGCATGAAACAACTGAATTAATGGCTGGCTTTATCGGCTGAAAGCACAGCAAGCGCTTGGTGTCAATGCAAGCACGAAGATACTGAAGGTAGTCTGAAGGCTCTTCAGCAGTCACATCATATATGTTTTCAGATACTGCAACAGAATACACAGACTCTAAGAGATGGCGTCCATGGCCTTGACCCTGGTAAGGGGGCAATACTAAGATCTGGAAACAGAACAAACACAATGAATCAGAAAATCATCCCGAAACTAGCAGGTAGACTACTGTAATATTGTAGCTAAAAGATAGATGGCCAGCTGTTTCTACAATGCCACACTTCAATCTCACAGCAACACTTTCAGGAAGCATCAACACTCTTTGGTATATAAATTGGTGGACAAGTCTAAGGTGGCTGTTCCTAGTGCAGCATGAATGATATAGTACATAGAATTTCCAACAATGGGTATATCTGGTATCTATTCTTTTATAACAATGGCAAAGCTTATAGATATAACAAGGCAGTATAGTTCCAAAAGCCCCAAAAATATGGAACTACAACCAGAGAATATTGAATTAAACCTGGCCAATCCGTAAACGTGTACTGTCTGGGTAATGAAAGAAGCGATAAACAGTGGCAAAACCAAGCACATTGGTTATACAATCACCCAGAGGATCTTGGACCTTCTTCACAACCAAAAAGATTTCCCATCTTGGATCAGTTACATCGATTGGACTGCCACCTAACAATTGGCACAACATATGAGTACCGAAATTTGATAAGAGTCATAAATGGAAGATTTTATTAGATAACATTCACACAAGAGGTACCATCAACAAGAAGCAGTACAAGAGGAACCAGTCGACTATAAAGTAAACAAACAGGCTCACTGTCCTGTTTCATCCGGATAACCTGATACAAAGAGAAAGAAATTACAGATCATATGTAAAATCTCTAGAAATTTGAAAAAAGAATATTTTGATTTATGTTGATGCTGGAGAACAGCAAGAAAAACAAAAGGCAAATATGCGTTGTTTGAACTTCCGCAAGTAAGTCATAAGGCAAATGTTAGAATCCTTTTTCTAGCATCTCAAATAAAAATACTGCATTTTAAAGTACATTTCAGACAGGTGACATGGAACATTAGCGTATAGATTAAATGTTAATCAGCAGATGTTTTAAAATAAGTTCAGATCTTGTAAGATTACAGTGACCAAGTTATAAATGCAATGCAATAGTACCTCAATCATTGAACCATCAGCTTCAGAATTTGAATTAGATGCATGATCATCCTCCTCTGAGGTTTTACAAGGAACAACTGCACCATCGGATACGATATTTCTGATATCCAGAAGAACACAGATAATAAATAGAAGAACAATGCTACAAAATTTATTTGAAGTTGGAAGAAAGAAAGCTAttgagaaatttgattgaattcaaACCTAATGAAATTACGCTCTGTTGAAAATGTTTGAAGAAATTGTTCTTTCTCAGTCAATAATTCACCAAATATATCCTACAGAAAGAGTAAACATCCATCATGTTAAAAAAAGTAGAATTCagagaagaacaaaaaattgTCATGCAAGTAAACCTGAATTACCTGAAGAGCTGGCTCAAGATCAGTGATCCCTTTTCCACCCTGAAACAATTTACAGTATCTAGTTTCAGATGACTTAGAAAGACGATAGAGATAACAAAGGAGTACTCAAATTGAAATATCAGTGACTGTGATTTTGCATCAGTCAAAACAACACAAAACGAAAGAGTAATATTTTGAGCTTCTTTTATGAAAGTTAATAAAACACTGACAAGTAATCCAGTAATCATAAAAAGTATATTATCACAACAAGCAACAATATTTCAAGAATTTCGTTTTTAGAAAGTTTAGACCCACATCTGACACGTTCTCAGAGCTCCAGATAAACATTCTCAGAGTAAGCATAATGCCTCAAATATGCCATGGTTTACAGTGATTGCAATTTAGGTGATGACACTTACGTCGCTGGTGCTCTCAAATGTAATCTCAGAGTAAGCATGAAATGACACTGTACTCAACCAAATGTTAACCTGCACTGAGATGGACTACTGTTAGATTtgcatattaataaaataaaagagaaaacataATTTCAGTAACAGATGCCATTTACATTAGGATGCATTGCAATTTGGTTAGGGAGTAAAATAAAACTTTATTAGAGCTACTAGTAACATTGGATTGCTAAATCAGTACTTTCAGGTTTCATAAATCTTTTTCTACAAGAAAAAGATAAAGTCAAAACATACCAACTACTTTGTTAAACCTAAACTTTTGAGATGTCATCATTATTTTTCCAACAGATCATAAGAGAAGCAATAATTAAGCAAGAAAAATTTCCTGAAAAAAGTTAATTGACATAATTGCATCGAACAACCATATATAGAGGAACAACATTGGTAGAAATCTGCAAATTCATTCTCGTTATAAAAGAAAAGCAGAAGAAACATTGGCAGAAATCTTTTACACGTGTTCTTTTCATCAATGTGTATGTCCACAGATCTTCCTACATTATCCCCATAATTTCAACACAGATGATAAACAAATTGAATGATGGTAGCACTTAATTGTAGATGTAAGTGCATAGATAGAAACCATCAAAAGATTTCTGAAACACAAAACGTCAGCATTAGTGAAATAGCTCAAATTGGCCATTAACTTAATAAACAGGAACCATAAAATATTTAAACATCTGACTTAGCATTA harbors:
- the LOC135623325 gene encoding putative leucine-rich repeat receptor-like serine/threonine-protein kinase At2g19230 isoform X1, whose amino-acid sequence is MYVDFIPLSFVSTCSSAEEERAMAIFGMRCFSSKKMALLCFFFFFFVAAVQVRAQTTDAGFINIDCGIPENSSYVSGLTYVSDAQYTDTGVNYNVSPASFPALAQRFLTVRSFPDGARNCYTFKSIVPGWKYLIRATFLYGNYDLKNSPSVQFDLYLGVNLWKTINLTDPSSNYLTEAVTEAITDLISVCLVNTGRGTPFISGLDLRPTAASHYPLVNASRSLVLLDRFNMAPTGISIRYPLDPYDRYWFQYTTQPSWDEISTNSTVEALGNDHFEVPSKVMQTAVFPANSTKLELSFTPDPGDLDEFYAVMYFAELQQNASRQFFVYLNGALLNDAKPFTPDILVSDAIYNINPSAGYSELNISLVATESSALPPLLNAVEVFSTVRNTNVASDGGDVHAMMAIKEWYQVKTNNWAGDPCSPKSYTWDGLNCTFNASGIQRVTALNLSYKGLIREISPSFASLSAIQFLDLSHNNLTGPIPAALAYIPSLKLLDLTDNQLDGSIPSALLERSRNKSITLRTDGNPNLCDDPASCESKPTSRQKGKTAAIVISCVVSVVVLFAAVIILYMLRKKQGLKSSSRGTTDKLHNEDELQLENRKFTYRQLQSITDNFERIIGKGGFGTVYYGHLENDTEVAVKMLSQSSSQGTKEFLAEAQHLTRVHHKNLVSMVGYCMDGDHLALVYEFMSQGTLKDHIRGTGTAAPLSWEQRLQIALEAALGLEYLHTGCKPPLIHRDVKTTNILLNERLEAKISDFGLSRTFQSDGHSHVSTRVVGTMGYLDPKYYTKNQLSQKSDVYSFGVVLLELITGQPPVVNDPENTHLVEWVRRRLSKGNIEDVVDPSLQQENVVNSAWKVANVALACAAHASSNRPTMSDVVMQLKESLALHGDGAKLHFQHSNSEKMYTDSGDISQISKFDIEQVGNISDSEGPSAR
- the LOC135622603 gene encoding probable histone acetyltransferase type B catalytic subunit, with the translated sequence MALKQKGGEISAEAKKRRRVGFANIDTGVEASECIKVFLVKSGDEVGSTNSFCINPVDLNQFFGEDGKIYGYKGLRVNIWLSTVSFHAYSEITFESTSDGGKGITDLEPALQDIFGELLTEKEQFLQTFSTERNFIRNIVSDGAVVPCKTSEEDDHASNSNSEADGSMIEVIRMKQDSEPVCLLYSRLVPLVLLLVDGGSPIDVTDPRWEIFLVVKKVQDPLGDCITNVLGFATVYRFFHYPDSTRLRIGQILVLPPYQGQGHGRHLLESVYSVAVSENIYDVTAEEPSDYLQYLRACIDTKRLLCFQPIKPAINSVVSCLKEGNLSKRICRSSSCPPASVMEIARQKLKINKKQFLRCWEVLIYLNLNQENSKCTENFRAWVSDRVKSDIVDKDAVDSRKHLVEVPNDYDHDMTFVVCWSQNGGEPDGIDGNPGGSQSTQDEQLNELVKKRLEDIVKITNKVSAIPRN
- the LOC135623325 gene encoding putative leucine-rich repeat receptor-like serine/threonine-protein kinase At2g19230 isoform X2; protein product: MYVDFIPLSFVSTCSSAEEERAMAIFGMRCFSSKKMALLCFFFFFFVAAVQVRAQTTGFINIDCGIPENSSYVSGLTYVSDAQYTDTGVNYNVSPASFPALAQRFLTVRSFPDGARNCYTFKSIVPGWKYLIRATFLYGNYDLKNSPSVQFDLYLGVNLWKTINLTDPSSNYLTEAVTEAITDLISVCLVNTGRGTPFISGLDLRPTAASHYPLVNASRSLVLLDRFNMAPTGISIRYPLDPYDRYWFQYTTQPSWDEISTNSTVEALGNDHFEVPSKVMQTAVFPANSTKLELSFTPDPGDLDEFYAVMYFAELQQNASRQFFVYLNGALLNDAKPFTPDILVSDAIYNINPSAGYSELNISLVATESSALPPLLNAVEVFSTVRNTNVASDGGDVHAMMAIKEWYQVKTNNWAGDPCSPKSYTWDGLNCTFNASGIQRVTALNLSYKGLIREISPSFASLSAIQFLDLSHNNLTGPIPAALAYIPSLKLLDLTDNQLDGSIPSALLERSRNKSITLRTDGNPNLCDDPASCESKPTSRQKGKTAAIVISCVVSVVVLFAAVIILYMLRKKQGLKSSSRGTTDKLHNEDELQLENRKFTYRQLQSITDNFERIIGKGGFGTVYYGHLENDTEVAVKMLSQSSSQGTKEFLAEAQHLTRVHHKNLVSMVGYCMDGDHLALVYEFMSQGTLKDHIRGTGTAAPLSWEQRLQIALEAALGLEYLHTGCKPPLIHRDVKTTNILLNERLEAKISDFGLSRTFQSDGHSHVSTRVVGTMGYLDPKYYTKNQLSQKSDVYSFGVVLLELITGQPPVVNDPENTHLVEWVRRRLSKGNIEDVVDPSLQQENVVNSAWKVANVALACAAHASSNRPTMSDVVMQLKESLALHGDGAKLHFQHSNSEKMYTDSGDISQISKFDIEQVGNISDSEGPSAR